From the genome of Canis lupus baileyi chromosome 32, mCanLup2.hap1, whole genome shotgun sequence, one region includes:
- the LOC140622632 gene encoding olfactory receptor 4K5 has translation MDKVNSSVVSEFVLLGLSSSQELQLFFFVFFSVLYVIIVLGNLLIIITVTSDNSLHSPMYFLLGNLSFVDICQASFATPKMIVDFLSEHKTISFNGCIAQIFFIHLFTGGEMVLLVSMAYDRYVAICKPLHYVVIMSQRTCTVLVIVSWAVGLVHTLSQLSFTVTLPFCGPNVVDSFFCDLPRVTKLACLDSYIIEILIVVNSGILSVSTFSLLVGSYIIILVTVWFKSSAAMAKAFSTLAAHITVVILFFGPCIFIYVWPFTTYPVDKLLAIFYTVFTPILNPIIYTLRNRDMKAAMRNIMTYYLRPKKISEIPLAVRSSLY, from the coding sequence ATGGATAAGGTCAATTCTTCAGTGGTGTCTGAATTTGTATTGCTGGGACTCTCCAGTTCTCAGGagctccagcttttcttttttgtttttttctctgtgttataTGTCATCATTGTGTTGGGAAACCTTCTCATAATCATCACAGTAACTTCTGATAACAGTCTGCACTCCCCCATGTACTTCCTCCTAGGAAATCTCTCCTTTGTGGACATCTGTCAGGCTTCTTTTGCTACCCCTAAGATGATTGTAGATTTCCTGAGTGAACATAAGACCATTTCCTTCAATGGCTGCATAGCTCAGATATTCTTCATTCACCTTTTTACTGGAGGAGAGATGGTACTACTTGTCTCCATGGCCTATGATAGATATGTAGCCATATGCAAACCTCTACACTATGTAGTCATCATGAGTCAAAGGACGTGCACTGTCCTGGTAATAGTCTCCTGGGCTGTGGGCTTGGTGCACACATTAAGTCAGTTATCGTTTACCGTGACCCTACCTTTTTGTGGACCTAATGTAGTAGACAGCTTTTTTTGTGATCTTCCTCGAGTGACCAAACTTGCCTGCCTGGACTCTTACATCATTGAAATACTCATTGTAGTCAATAGTGGTATTCTCTCCGtaagcactttctctctcttagtTGGCTCTTACATCATTATTCTTGTCACTGTCTGGTTTAAGTCTTCCGCTGCAATGGCCAAGGCATTTTCTACACTGGCTGCCCATATCACTGTAGTAATTTTGTTCTTTGGACCTTGCATTTTCATCTATGTGTGGCCCTTTACCACTTACCCTGTGGATAAACTTCTTGCCATATTTTACACTGTGTTCACTCCCATTCTAAACCCCATTATCTATACACTAAGGAACAGGGATATGAAGGCTGCCATGAGGAATATTATGACCTATTACCTGAGGCCCAAGaaaatttctgaaattccacTAGCAGTGAGGAGTTCTCTTTATTAA